The following coding sequences are from one Leishmania major strain Friedlin complete genome, chromosome 36 window:
- a CDS encoding putative helicase: MDDVKRGDDLSTPRALVSSTTELHPGGVASRDDDDMSELVPLLQRSRSQRFPPPSFALAPAVPLPLWQRVALSSLQSREASLLSQRKFKHIRQFLVRDLGRYHVELQERAEKQRQQQREARVRAGERVAAGVRRYWSRRGDAYQQLATVEFDVMKHQHDRRKQEDLLRETEELTRKLLESIFSAARKQPASASVTAVESRVAACSANGVHDRSPDAPPWESTLPVFPVTAPAHASFWDKVGDDDAAPIEAALSLLDTEGGQRPLRHYQRSALRWMVHLYENNLNGILADEMGLGKTVQTIALLCYFAEYRNDWGPHLIVVPTTVVLNWKAELERWSPGLKVLTYIGSTKERHQLRKGWTSEDAFHVCVTSYNLVVQDRKVFRRRPWGFLVLDEAHHVKNFMSLKWQSLFDLQAEYRLLLTGTPLQNSIMELWSLFHFLLPFASAFRSNAEFKEWFSNPMDEMITGRSTLNEAIVRRLQALIRPFMLRRLKKDVETQLPTKTEKVVLCHLSRRQRSLYDDYMQLAETRQKLRGGGGAGGVLSVLLALRKVCDHPDLFEERPTTSPLVLSHDAVVEQRVPRKALLLDNDDRGRWRFPRFHVLDVNDDGGRVNSTQGQTEVSGSDWAVCERDCRSDLFLSGTGAPVPWWLFLTHVERPDAPSEDAMASFAKRFSPTFLEGPIGRRRESSADASQLCNCSAALKAAFVSVLAQARQQCRSRHHHTKAAQWQRYHAIQTARNTYVPPTCRLSLRQTVLAQRHPSLCPSIAVRAAALLPVLERVCVYVPAVVAAHPPKLQWSLPIPHPGPFETLSREGCAPLIGAVAKAQDAAQCGRVAPRRRYDAAFFLQEMWPIQVRRSFLFPDKRLLIHDCGKLQFLETALKKMRDDGHRMLIFTQFVHMLNILERFLALIGVVYTRLDGSTKAELRQQYVDRFNADPRITCMILSTRSGGIGLNLTGADTVIFYDSDWNPTMDLQAQDRCHRIGQTRPVTIYRLISEHTVEESILEKARERKKLNNVVIRGGQFHTIAGVSEQYGDSAAAFAALSNPVNLRSFFHDLDEDATVASAASAAPIDASDSAGAASSPLDVLEAMADVEDAEDRAAGQELQREIAAHAAEEAEGGGDDDASGLPHQGGTLYSSSEREKELDLSAACVVNDDAKWQTRLPNSFLDALLWPSTRLGSGAALHGSEGSSVDSVSSAPSSSAAALLFAVRKRQREIATKAHAPVDQFLAFQYARCHRADAEERYNALLLSYKAHMNENVGDDADLEKARMGLFQPRFRVEYRLGS; this comes from the coding sequence ATGGACGACGTGAAGAGGGGCGATGATCTCTCAACTCCCCGCGCGCTGGTATCATCGACCACCGAGCTACACCCCGGCGGTGTTGCGAGCAGAGATGACGACGACATGTCAGAGCTAGTACCGCTTCTtcagcgcagccgctcacAGAGATTTCCTCCGCCGTCTTTTGCGCTCGCCcccgcggtgccgctgcctctgtgGCAGCGTGTGGCCCTTTCCTCTCTGCAGTCGCGTGAGGCGTCGCTCCTGTCGCAGCGCAAGTTCAAGCACATTCGCCAATTCCTCGTCCGAGACCTCGGCCGTTACCACGTGGAGCTTCAAGAGCGcgcggagaagcagcgccaacagcagcgcgaggcgcGAGTGCGCGCTGGCGAGCGCGTTGCGGCCGGCGTGCGCAGGTACTGGTCCaggcgtggcgacgcgtACCAGCAGCTGGCAACGGTGGAGTTCGACGTGATGAAGCACCAGCACGACCGCCGCAAGCAGGAggacctgctgcgcgagacgGAGGAGCTGACGCGAAAGCTCCTCGAGAGTATTTTCAGCGCCGCCCGCAAACAGCCAGCCTCCGCGTCTGTAACGGCCGTGGAAAGTCGGGTCGCTGCCTGCAGTGCTAATGGAGTGCACGACCGCTCCCCCGACGCGCCTCCGTGGGAGAGTACGCTGCCCGTGTTCCCGGTGACCGCGCCGGCACACGCGTCCTTCTGGGACAAggtcggcgacgacgacgccgccccGATCGAGGCGGCGCTTTCGCTGCTGGACACAGAAGGCGGACAGCGACCGCTGCGGCACTATCAGCGCTCCGCCCTGCGATGGATGGTTCACCTGTACGAAAACAACCTCAACGGCATCCTCGCTGACGAGATGGGGCTGGGCAAGACAGTGCAGACCATCGCGCTCCTCTGCTACTTCGCCGAATACCGCAATGACTGGGGACCGCACCTGATTGTGGTGCCGACGACTGTCGTGCTGAACTggaaggcggagctggagcggtGGTCACCGGGGCTCAAGGTGCTTACGTACATCGGGTCCACCAAGGAGCGCCACCAGCTGCGCAAAGGGTGGACAAGCGAGGACGCCTTTCACGTGTGTGTGACTTCGTACAACTTGGTCGTGCAGGACCGTAAGGTGTTTCGCCGCCGTCCGTGGGGGTTTCTCGTCCTCGACGAAGCCCATCACGTCAAGAACTTCATGAGCCTCAAGTGGCAGTCGCTCTTTGATCTGCAGGCAGAGTACCGCCTATTGCTAACCGGCACCCCGCTGCAAAACTCGATCATGGAGCTCTGGTCCCTCTTCCACTTCCTGCTCCCCTTCGCCTCGGCGTTTCGCTCCAACGCGGAGTTCAAGGAATGGTTCAGCAATCCGATGGACGAGATGATAACGGGACGGTCGACGCTGAATGAAGCCATCGTGCGGCGTCTGCAGGCCCTTATTCGGCCATTcatgctgcggcggctcaAGAAGGATGTTGAGACGCAACTGCCTACCAAGACGGAGAAGGTCGTACTCTGCCACCTCTCACGTCGTCAGCGTTCCCTGTACGACGACTACATGCAACTCGCCGAAACACGGCAAAAgctgcgtggtggcggcggcgctggcggcgtgcTGAGCGTGCTactggcgctgcgcaaggTGTGCGACCACCCCGACCTCTTCGAGGAGCGACCCACGACCTCTCCACTGGTTCTCAGCCACGATGCCGTCGTTGAACAGCGGGTGCCGCGTAAGGCACTCCTCCTCGACAACGATGACCGAGGTCGATGGCGTTTTCCGCGTTTCCACGTGCTTGATGTCAATGACGATGGCGGCAGGGTGAACAGCACGCAAGGGCAGACAGAGGTGTCAGGCTCGGACTGGGCGGTCTGCGAGCGTGATTGCCGATCAGATCTGTTTCTCTCTGGCACTGGAGCACCCGTGCCGTGGTGGCTCTTTCTCACTCACGTCGAGCGACCTGATGCGCCGTCGGAGGATGCAATGGCGTCGTTTGCGAAGCGCTTCAGCCCCACCTTCCTCGAAGGACCGATAGGGCGCCGGCGCGAGTCGTCAGCGGATGCTTCGCAACTGTGCaactgcagcgctgccctgAAAGCGGCCTTTGTTAGCGTCTTAGCACAGGCCAGACAACAGTGCCGCtcgcggcaccaccacaccaaggccgcgcagtggcagcgctACCACGCTATTCAGACGGCGCGGAACACGTATGTGCCACCTACGTGCCGGCTGTCGCTTCGGCAAACCGTCTtagcgcagcggcacccgtctctctgcccctccatcgccgtgcgcgccgctgccctccttCCTGTGCTCGAgcgagtgtgcgtgtatgtcccggcagtggtggcggcgcacccGCCGAAGCTGCAGTGGTCGCTTCCGATTCCTCACCCTGGACCGTTCGAGACTCTCAGCCGTGAAGGGTGCGCGCCTCTGATCGGAGCCGTCGCCAAGGCTCAGGATGCCGCTCAGTGCGGCCGCGTGGCGCCTCGGCGACGATACGATGCCGCCTTCTTCCTGCAGGAGATGTGGCCCATAcaggtgcggcgcagctttCTTTTCCCCGACAAGCGTCTCCTCATCCACGACTGCGGCAAACTGCAGTTTCTCGAAACAGCGCTGAAGAAGATGCGGGACGACGGGCACCGCATGCTCATTTTTACCCAGTTTGTGCACATGCTGAACATCCTGGAGCGTTTTCTTGCCTTGATCGGGGTCGTGTACACGCGCCTGGATGGCTCCACcaaggcggagctgcggcagcagtaCGTCGACCGCTTCAACGCCGACCCGCGCATCACGTGCATGATTCTCTCCACGCGCTCTGGTGGCATTGGCCTCAACCTCACCGGCGCCGACACCGTCATCTTCTACGACAGCGACTGGAACCCAACCATGGATCTACAGGCACAGGACCGATGCCACCGGATCGGGCAGACCCGCCCGGTCACCATCTACCGCCTCATCAGCGAGCACACCGTCGAGGAGAGCATCCTGGAGAAGGCGCGAGAGCGAAAGAAACTGAACAACGTCGTCATTCGGGGCGGCCAATTCCACACGATCGCTGGAGTGAGCGAGCAGtacggcgacagcgccgccgccttcgctgcACTTTCGAACCCGGTGAACCTGCGCAGCTTCTTTCACGACCTCGATGAGGACGCCACGGTGGCATCCGCGGCCTCTGCGGCTCCCATCGATGCCAGTGacagcgctggtgcagcgTCATCGCCACTGGACGTTCTTGAGGCGATGGCAGACGTCGAGGATGCGGAGGATCGCGCCGCGGGCcaagagctgcagcgcgagaTCGCCGCCCATGCcgcggaagaggcggaggggggcggcgacgatgacgccAGCGGACTGCCTCACCAGGGCGGCACCTTGTACAGCTCTTCtgaaagagaaaaggagcTTGACCTGTCTGCTGCGTGTGTCGTCAACGACGACGCCAAGTGGCAGACGCGGCTGCCGAACTCGTTTCTTGATGCGCTGTTGTGGCCGTCCAcccgcctcggcagcggcgcagccctccacggcagcgagggcagcTCCGTGGACTCTGTGTCCTCCGCCCCAAGCTcgtccgccgctgcgcttcttTTCGCGGTGCGGAAACGACAGCGCGAGATCGCCACCAAGGCGCACGCCCCTGTGGATCAGTTTCTTGCCTTTCAGTACGCACGTTGCCACCGCGCAGACGCCGAAGAAAGGTATAACgcgttgctgttgtcgtACAAGGCGCACATGAACGAGAACGTTGGTGACGATgccgacctcgagaaggcgCGCATGGGCCTCTTTCAGCCGCGATTCCGTGTGGAGTACCGGCTAGGCTCCTGA
- a CDS encoding putative aldehyde dehydrogenase, with translation MTQYFDVRNPATGAVVGKYMQQQASDIAKAVSNARVAQKAWAQLTYDQRAVHLKKMKAFLAANAERATDVIVSCSGKTRQDALATEVLPGVLACDWYAKNTKKVLAPQKLPVGSILFANKSNAIHYEPVGVVGIISPWNYPFSIPFGEVLMGLMAGNAVLLKVATNSTPVGCFIEEVVQAGELPVGLFQHLVVSGAEAGRALLEAGISKLFFTGSVGVGKKLMAEAAKTLTPVSLELGGNDPMLVLKDASIERAVNCACWGGYQNAGQSCGGVERIYVDESIYPEFLAQLKAKTEALRHGPDTGTFDVDMGCITTKGQYETIAAQVKEALAQGATIEAQSRPSANCPKDGLFYPATVLSGCTPSMRIMKEETFGPILPVVPFKTEEEGIQMANDCTMALTSSVHSRNMKHAKEVAMRLESGVVTINDHLYSHGMSEAPWGGWKESGIGRTHGYLGLKEMVNAKCINSDLMPSGLLPRNLWWYPFTHETDAMLRNVLSFAASTSICKMLSSLWYIITHCRYMFRPWEIKSTPK, from the coding sequence atGACGCAGTACTTCGACGTCAGGAATCCGGCCACGGGTGCGGTGGTGGGCAAGtacatgcagcagcaggcatcCGATATTGCAAAGGCTGTCTCGAATGCACGGGTAGCGCAGAAGGCGTGGGCTCAGCTCACGTACGACCAGCGAGCGGTGCACCTGAAGAAGATGAAAGCCTTTCtcgccgccaacgccgagCGCGCGACCGACGTGATCGTGTCTTGCAGCGGTAAGACTCGCCAGGACGCGCTCGCGACGGAGGTGCTCCCAGGAGTCCTGGCGTGTGACTGGTATGCCAAGAACACCAAGaaggtgctggcgccgcaAAAGCTGCCGGTCGGCTCCATTTTATTTGCCAACAAGTCGAACGCGATCCACTACGAGCCGGTGGGCGTCGTCGGCATCATCTCTCCGTGGAACTACCCCTTCTCCATCCCGTTCGGTGAGGTACTGATGGGGCTGATGGCTGGCAATGCGGTACTGCTGAAGGTGGCTACGAACTCCACCCCTGTTGGCTGCTTCATCGAAGAAGTGGTGCAGGCGGGGGAGTTGCCGGTGGGACTGTTTCAACATctcgtcgtcagcggcgccgaggccggccgggcgctgctggaggctgGCATCAGCAAGCTCTTCTTCActggcagcgtcggcgttgGCAAGAAGCTCATGGCCGAGGCGGCCAAGACGCTGACCCCGGTGTCCCTGGAACTCGGCGGCAACGACCCGATGTTGGTACTCAAGGACGCCTCGATCGAGCGTGCCGTAAACTGCGCTTGCTGGGGTGGCTATCAGAACGCCGGCcagagctgcggcggcgtggagcGCATCTACGTGGACGAGTCCATCTACCCCGAGTTCCTTGCCCAGCTGAAGGCAAAgacagaggcgctgcgccatgGCCCGGACACCGGCACCTTTGATGTGGATATGGGCTGCATCACAACCAAGGGTCAGTACGAAACGATTGCTGCGCAGGTGAAagaggcgctggcgcagggCGCTACGATTGAGGCGCAGAGCCGCCCTAGCGCGAACTGCCCAAAGGACGGTCTCTTCTACCCAGCCACGGTCCTCAGCGGCTGCACGCCATCGATGAGAATCATGAAGGAAGAGACTTTCGGCCCGATCCTCCCCGTGGTACCCTTcaagacggaggaggagggcattCAGATGGCGAACGACTGCACCATGGCCCTCACGAGCAGTGTGCACTCTCGCAACATGAAACATGCCAAGGAGGTGGCGATGCGGCTGGAGAGCGGCGTGGTCACCATCAACGATCACCTCTACTCGCACGGAATGTCGGAAGCGCcgtggggtgggtggaaggAGAGCGGAATCGGCCGTACGCACGGCTACCTGGGGTTGAAGGAGATGGTGAATGCAAAGTGCATCAACTCGGATTTGATGCCCTCCGGGTTGCTGCCCCGCAATCTCTGGTGGTACCCGTTCACCCACGAAACAGACGCAATGCTCCGCAACGTGCTGTCTTTTGCCGCCTCCACGAGCATCTGCAAGATGCTGTCGAGCCTGTGGTACATCATTACGCACTGCAGGTATATGTTCCGTCCATGGGAGATCAAGAGCACGCCGAAGTGA
- a CDS encoding vacuolar protein sorting-associated protein-like protein translates to MASIEIPPEDRQHIDYLADLFAVIIAIEQIEKANRRDLINPNQYDSTVRRLLEKYKNTVAHLQGARNPYFTTIDDFFDKYCARCLAARATIRDGPMSRPTENNARFLARQSVECSDHFITLLDSLRLQQTSVDVLNPPLGDLLQVLRKLGLSKEDFYMRLHNWQRRLDSMSAADMLDESAARDFAYDLDRGYACFKAFLESDPTLSTRR, encoded by the coding sequence ATGGCGTCGATTGAAATCCCGCCTGAGGATCGGCAGCACATCGACTACCTCGCCGATCTTTTTGCCGTCATTATCGCCATCGAGCAGATCGAGAAGGCCAACCGCCGAGACCTCATCAATCCAAACCAGTACGACTCCACGGTTCGTAGGCTTCTAGAGAAGTACAAGAATACCGTAGCGCACCTGCAGGGCGCACGCAACCCGTACTTCACGACGATTGATGACTTCTTTGACAAGTACTGCGCACGCTGTCTGGCGGCACGGGCGACAATCCGGGACGGCCCGATGAGCAGGCCGACCGAAAACAACGCTCGCTTTCTCGCGCGTCAGTCGGTGGAGTGTAGCGACCACTTCATCACTTTGCTTGACTCtctgcgcctccagcagaCCTCCGTCGATGTTCTTAACCCACCTCTCGGCGATCTTCTGCAAGTCTTGAGAAAGCTGGGCCTGAGCAAAGAGGACTTCTACATGCGCCTGCATAATTGGCAGCGACGTCTGGACAGCATGAGCGCCGCGGACATGTTGGACGAGTCCGCGGCGCGTGACTTTGCCTACGACCTAGATCGCGGGTATGCCTGCTTTAAGGCGTTCTTGGAGAGTGATCCGACGCTGTCCACGAGAAGGTag